The genomic DNA ACTGTTTGCTTAACAgctgccaaactcaaacttcaaagaacatgttttcccATCATGTGTCGACGCTTAGATGAAAATGACAGTATTGCCACAGCTAAGGTCTCATCTTAAAGTAATTAGATCACAGCTTTTCTCAGGTTTACACTTGCTTTGGTCCCCCAAATGGTTCTCCCAATTGTTTGAAAATCAAacatctaacccgaaggtcgtgggttcaattcccaccctggtcagagtttttctctgtccttgtgtgggcccatttccatcagtagggctaatgctcacatggttcatatgggattgaaatctagcacttcacattacactctattcagttaactctgtttaaaatataagtgctacacggccaacgtttgtataaacgtaacctttccttgtacttgtatatgttcattgccgtgactttaacatcttcacttcccacagcctgctcccgtctgaccttgtagctcagtcggtagaggggtggagatctaacccgaaggttgtgggttcaattcccaccttggtcagagtttttctctgtccttgtgtgggcccatttccatcagtagggctaacgctcacatggttcatatgggattgaaatctagcacttcacattacactctattcagttaactctgtttaaaatataagtgctacacggccaacgtttgtataaacgtaacctttcgtTGTTTGAAAATCAGTTTGCTTAACCAGAGAACAGCTCATCATATGAAATGCTGATTCATAATAGTGACATGCATGTTTAAAATTCTGCAAATTAGGCTATTAGCTAGGTAATGCATAAATCTTATTGCTGCAAACATAACAACATTGCATTCTTTTTTTGGGCAAAATAAATAGTCAACCATGTTACCGCAGGATCCTCTTTTGACAAGAGCGGAAAAAGGAGAGagtcaagattttaaagttcaTGTGCGGTGTCACTGAATGTCAATTAAGTTCTTGGGCTACTTGGTGAACAATTATAATTGACCACTTCCAGTAATTTCTTAACATCTTGAAAGAAAGCTGATGACTGGTTTCATTTTCCAagacttttgttttgtgttgctCTCAGACATAGTCAAAAAGCTAGTTTGCATTTGGATGCTATGCTATCAACAAACAACCAGTACTGTGCCTCAATGCAAGCTTGATTGATCATTTGCTCAGATCCTAGTTATCTTTGTATTTCTGTTTCGTGCTGAACTTCAAAACTTAAGTTATCTATGCATTTGTCATAAAGTCTGAGACAATGTGCATTGATTGGTTATTAAAGATGACGTACAGTACATGACCGGTTAACCCATAATTTCTAAATATAGATGGGCTGATAAAACGATAACACATACATTTTGTAAGCTCCACGCCATAGGCTCCTGTTTGCAATCTAATAAATATATTGCACTCTTGTCTCCGGCCCTcttgttgtttgtttcctttttttataccatatttaatttttagtttttttgtttcttttgcctCCTCGGTGTTAAAACAGAATTTACCCTTAATGGGCCTATTTAACAAAACTAAACAAGgtattttaaaggggccctcagagctaaacgctgagaacttaggagcccaacatatgaagtgaaaggtgttgctgtgaaaaattaaggagcccagagctattctttgggagccccaggctaccgggctcctgttaggcaacagccttgctaAATTACTTTCCCTAATTTTATTGTGGTATCCTACCTAATCTTCCATTCATGATTTTcattaaatgaaaaatgaatggGAGGTAAGGTAGCTGTACTACACAAGCTTTACAGCAGCTGTCGTGTAGCTCCACTTAACACAAGGATAAATTTTAGCTCCATGTAGTAGAGCTATCTATAACCAGTAACCACACTACTTAAAAATTGATACATCATATTTTAGTTAAACCTAGGATACAGTTTGTCCTAGCTAGGAGGCATGTAAAAATGACGTAGTTGAGGCAGGCAGATGTTCCATCCATATTAGTGATCATTAGTTCATGTTTCTCCTATGCGGAGAGCATGCTTTCAATCAATCAGCTTGAATGCCAAGGGTCTCAACTCTGTTTCCAGCTCAAcatgtttttgtgttttaattTCAGCAATAATCAAGACAAAGAAAGCATGGCAAGATTGATGGCTATGATTTAAAATTGAAGAATTGCTGACAATATAAATTTATTCCCTAATATTTATGAAGAATGTGTTCACGGGCAAAGACCGGACCTCAATTTTAATTCGCAATAAAACAATGTTTCATGTGGTAGGCTTGGCAACTTGTTGAGGTATATGAGGAAGTGGTCAAAACTATTATACATGCTAGGCTAGGGAGCCTGTGATGCAGGCAGTTTCCAAACCACACACGTTCCTTAAACCTGCTCATATGATCAAAACAATAACTGAATAATTATATTCATGACGAGGGTTTTGAATTCTTGCACGTTTTTCTTGATGCCATCATGACACGGTTTTTTAAACAAAGCACCATCAAGAGTGCGTATACCCGTGACTAGCACCTGCAGAAAGTCACGCGACCTCGATGGAAATGTGACACAGCAATTCTGCTTTTCGGTTGTGTCACGGTCGTTTGttcattctgttttttttgGGGGGATGGCTAGAAAAATTTCGGACATGAGATGTGTAGAAAATAAAAGCCATTTTGTGCGTTTTGCTTATGCGCAGCTGACTTAACCGGCCATCTGATTGCGGAAGAAGTAGCAAAAAGGCTTCGTCACTTCCGGTCAACTCCAGGGAGGCTTATATAAAGCGATCACTTCTTCGTTCGCAGTGAATCTGGTACTTTCTGCGAGCAGTTCATCTTGGTCGAGGCAAGAATCCTCTCTGTATTTAGTTATTCAGCATGACAAAAGTCgacgaaatcaagcttaaagtcAACGGAAACAAAGTAGTAGTGTATTCCAAAACCTACTGCCCGTTTTGTAAGAAAGCGAAAACTGCCTTGGCTGACGCTGGCTTGAAAGACTATGTGCTTATCGAACTGGATGAGTTGCCCGATGGTGATGCTTATCAAGACGCCCTTCTGGAAATTACAAAGGGGAGATCGGTACGTATGTTACTTGTTAGTGTTTCTCATGGTCAAGTTTGTGCTCTCGTGTAACTTACTTCGGCCTTGACTTGAGAGACTCGTAAATGGAAATTACCTCGTTGACAGCTGCGCTTGCTGTTAACAAGCTTTTAAgcttaaattttaattaatcaTAATTAAGAATCATTTTACATCGTGATAAAGAATTAGTAGGCAAAGACTGGAGGTCTCTTGTTCAGACCATTTCTGTTGAAGTAGACGAAGTAGAATACAGAAAGTGCGACGTCACTGTTAGTTATGCAATCAATTATTAGTGAAGGCGTCACTATTGGCTTATTAATGCAATGAAATAATGGTTCTGATTGCTCAAATTTTGAAGCAACAGTTACTTGAGTGCCATTTATAGTTTtcattcaggggcacccaacgagaatatagttcaaaaccacttagacatagcatcgtttatcgtattttagtatttaaacggtagatataggcatgtttttatcccctaaaaattttttatctgttcggatttcctagctgaaagtctagtgatcagaaaattatagggatcaaaagctaccttttcgaaaatttcagccagaaaaaaggctcccgaaaattctaggtgacctttttagggtaaaaatccgtaaAAAATGGCTgcttataccatttttcagatgttcgaaaatcctaggagaagcaggcaagcaagaaattttacaacaaatgtaccgaaaattctagatctcaaattgtcttccgaacagatattttccgaaaattgacgttgggtgcccctgttcatTTGCTAAACGTTGAATGATTTCACCGAGTTTACAGTAATTTAGTTAACAAACTACATTGTACAGAAAAATCTGTAAGTTTGGTTTATTAAGCAAATTCATcagtcctggggcccgtttctcaaaagtcccgaaaactttgcgggcccgaaaagccatttgtgaaagtgccagccgcttgatttggaaagccgatcttttaacatgttttcaaggtaacaaaaagaaaagtgactgtgaagtttgacgacttaaatcctctccgttcttgagatgcaaagggaattgtgacacccgaaaatggcccgtaaagtttcgggactttcaagaaacaggcccctggccCCAGttattcgaagggtggatagcgctatccacctgggcctggttgttcgaaagctgatttacgctaatcccagattaaaaattaaccaagtaGTTTATTTCTTTACTACTAAAATtaatgctgttcaatgctgatattcagcaaaaaattacattagaagaagtcaatcttggaaaagaaaaataagcaaaagaaactttcaccaaaaagttgaaaacatgaaacaaatgtttacgctaatcctggatgaagctaatcggctttcaaCGAATAACCCGAACCCGGCCCTGATAAGTCACTGtccagtggataactcaataattattggttttgctagtgtttatctgctggatagtgatttatctgatggatagcgttatccacccatTTAACAACCAAGGCATAGTCGTCTAGCACCAACACCCCCTAGGATCAAGCAAAACACAGTAACACACTAAAATCTTGTTGAGATGTATTGTTTGCAATGGAGACTCTTTAATACTCAGAAAAAGTTGAAGTGTTTCAACCTTGATGAcgttccagtttttaataaggAAGTCTTTCAGCCAGAAAGGGACTTCAAAGGGAGCCTTCCCTCAACTCCCTAACGCTTTGTTCTTCTTTCGAAACTTCACAAGCTAATTAAAGTTAGGAAAGAAAGCAGTCATATTTCTCAAATTGTTGAGTGATTGACGGGCATTAAGAGTCTTCTTGAGATTACACCAGATTCTGCTTTGCATGCTACTTCTCAAAGAGTACCGTAGATGTTATCAAACATAAGTCATTAAGAGGAGGTTGTGATGTCAGCAATAGACTGCTTCCTCTCACTTGGTGGTGAGCGAAAATGACTGTTATTTTTGTTAAGTTGTAAGGTGCAGGATTAATGTTAATTAAAACAGCAAAATGTTCCAAATGAAATGCCTTTACTTTGTGCAGAATGATTTTTGAGTAATTTAGCAGTGATTTAGTATTTGTGATGGGTTACACCTTAAAAATGTCACTTTCTTGTGAAAAAATGGGGAAGTGAATCTCATAGGCCCATTTCATTTTTGTAGGTTCCAAGGGTCTTCATTGGCGGCAAATTTGTCGGAGGTGGTGATGATGTCAAGCAGCTGCAAGATACTGGAAAATTGAAGCCAATGCTGAAAGAAGCTGGAGCTTTGTGAAATTTTATCAACTGATGATACATTGTTGACTTCATTTTCTGTGCTCACCAAATGTCATTTACAAGggctaaaataaaatatttcattgtAACAGTACTTAGCTAGGAAGAGATTAATTTTGTTGTTCACTTAgctttttctttcaataaagTGTTTTTTTCCTGTTTACAACAGCATAGTAAATCCTTAAAACATGTAATGGTGGTTAATAATAAGATGGTCTAGCCTAGAGTTTTTGTGCATTTAGTTTCTTGGCTGGCATATTATCTGAAACAGAAAATAATTAGTAAAAGCCAAATTTCAATACACTCAAGATGTGGAGACAGAAGTTATAAACAGATACCTAATATCAAAACTGACAATGAAAGAAATTATGTACATGCAAGCACCCATTTCAGAATTAAGGTTGGAGGGCAAGTGGAAAGAGGTATTTGGACCCACAGACTTGGACATGGTTCAGATATGAAAATTGGTCCCCAAAATCACTCTTAAGTGCATTGATGCTAGTGGAGAAAATCCAGTCCCTTGATTTAGAAGCCCAAATTAATTCAGCAAGTTATGATGTTGGAGTTTCTTTCAGGAGACGTTATTTAATTAAAGAGCTTTGTCTTGTAATTCCAGGTAATTTTGAGAAGTTGGCCTGCCTCTTTTTTGAGTCCACCAAAAAACTTACCTGGATAAAGATTGTTTTGCTAAgaatcattaatttttctttggacTGTAACGATCGCTTTATCCGAAGCCCTTTGATTTTGAACAAAGGGGAGCAGGAATGGCACAGTGTGATTGGGTATTGCAGGGTATCATGGGATAGTCTGTTAGTGCAAAACGTTTTTCACCGTGTTGTTGGTGTGAGAGAGTTGAATTCAGTTGAGTTTTTCACAGTGGTGAGAGCTGTCACCTCCCACAAACGTgtcctgggtttgattcccagactctgtgtcatgtgggttgagtttgttggttctcttctctgctccgagaggctTTCGTctgggtacttcggttttctggttttctcctctcctcgaaaaccaacatttaataggccatttccgagttcatgttcacctcttcttcaaagcgagtctaagtgcgaagtttttcttatgaaaattagttttcattcatatgcaaagtagaactaattaccatcacaaaaacttcgcacttagactcgctttgaagaggaggaagacatgaactcggaaatggcctatttgattTGAgctaaagtgctactacgaccgaaaaataattcttctttttctttggatttcaaaactatgttaactaaacactaagcgacccaagttttaagttctgattttaaaaagacaccggtttattttaactggaattttgttatttgttggtccaccattactaacttcaaaatcttgagagagctgggtcgaggagaaaatgatgtcaaagactcactggtttaagaatgcaatgcgtgtgtacatgtacgcggctgaattattatgcagcacaggagtttcaggctttcagatttttaaactagtattttgtatatataataccttgtgtttacacgctgaaatttcaaGGTAGTGAGTCAATGACGCcatttttccctagatccaaccctctgaggtccaatcggtcagtttttaacatgagtaatggcggaccgtgaaatctaaatgttacattcaaaatagacagcctttggataaaaatcaaagctcaaaattttgccagtcaggttttaaggacggtgcctactattgttattgcgcatacgttctgcgcatctccagatactctgatttcctatcgctgatgctcactaatacagggatatttttgcgcggtttaaaactatccggagaaagtagatcttagtaagtactcttggtattcaaaaagaaaattgggggtaaccatgcatttttgagaaataattaagtttcaatttgagaaagaacgctaacattgctttgtattttacagctttttacaaatattattcatgaaatatctttgaaaaatgtgtggttacccccaattttctttttggatttcaataacacttgttaagatctacatttcctgcataatcacacaccggggcaaaaatatctttaattagtaggcaccttttcaataatttatataataagctgcatttacccatTGAAATTTTGAGCTagtgagtcaatgacgtcacttttccgtagatccaaccctctgaggccCCAACTGGTCAGTGTGGAAaatgagtaatggcggaccttgaaatccaaaacttacactcaaaaaaGTAAATAGCCTTCAGATAAACATCAAAGCTCAAAagtttgccagtcaagtgttaggCAATCACACtaggaagtgatttttgatcACAGTAAGATTACCAGTTCCTTAAAATCATTATTGAGAATACTCCAAAATTCACCATGCTCGTTCTGAATTGTTATGATGAGTTCACTCCCCTTCTTTTGCCtacaactttaactttaacattccttaaattttctttcgacTGTTTTGAAAGAACATTGACTGCAAGCATTGGGATTCTTGTATCTTTCGCCATTTGGtctacaataacaataattgttatttcttcattaatttaaaaaaaaactaatttgggTTCAAAATGACCCTAATGCGTGAACATTACATGTACACAACATCAGACTTTACACAAATGTattgtttaatttgtatttgATAAAATAATGGTTTAGACACTTACAACCATTAAGTGTTGAAGAGAGTCCTCGAAAACAAGTTGAGATACAATCATGCAAATGCATTTAATTTCTAAAAATGTTTCTAAAAGAGTCTGGGTTTCTTTTGGCAGCTAACTTAAAATACccattattaattttacaacaaattattgGCAACAATCCACATCTATTAATTGAAAGAATGATGTTCTTAATTTTAGCTTTTACCTGTCTATCACATGTTGATTGCTAATGTCtaatcataaaaaaattaacgaGCATGATGCAATAGATGTAAATTGTGAAGTGAATTACCAAATGCTAGATATCTAAAAAGGGTTTCCCTAGATTTTTCTAATTTGAATGGCATactaaaaatgtaaaataatgtcTTAAGTACTATTGCCCTGTAAGAGCTTCGTGTAATGATGCTGTTCAATCCTTCAAAATTCATAATAAAATGACTTACATTTGCTGTCATACATAcaagtcatgtacatgtacatgtctgAGCAATAATTCTTATTTTACACAAGcaatgatattttaaaataaattattatattccTTCAGTATCGTCGTGAACCATTCAACTTGCCCAAATTTAGCTTGGATATCACAGTTTTGCTCACTACTGACCCAGTGCTCACGATACTACTTTTTTGATATAAAAACCTGACTTTTATAGAAGGTGGATGTCTGGACTCTTTATAGACttccaataaaaattattgccacAAATCTGCCCCCTTCAACTCCCAGGGTTGCCCATTAGCAATGCCTAAAACCACCCTTTAATACTGTACAAAGTTGCTTCATGAAACACTGAGAGTTTTCAGGGTGCCCGGCCAACAACCCATTTGTGACTTCACTCGAAAGTTTGACTGCTGGCTGGACATGGAAGAGTCCCATAAGTTCGTAGTGGTtcattcaaattaatttaactaTTAAAATCAAACTCTTCCTAAGTGCTCACATGTTCACCCCATTAATTTTTCAGTTTGACTGAGCACTGGCTAGAAGAGTCCACCAATTAAGTTTGCAATGGTTGCCATTAAACCAATTAAATTAACTCTACCATTAAACTACATTTGTACTTTATGTTCCAGCCCATTGATTTTCCATCGACTTAAGACTTACCACTTAATGGGTTCTGTTATTTCAGAGCTCTCTTCATCAATCTCAACATCACCCCATTCTAAGTTATGATCATATTTAAGGAAATCAGGAGTAGGCGGAATATCACCAATTGCTTCTGATGGTGTGCCCTGCGTTTCATTTCCTCTCGCTTCATCACTTTCTGATGAATCAAATGACACTTTCTTCTCAACTTTGGACACAAGTTTTGGCAACCTGACTCCCTTTTTTGAAACCAAATTGTGAGCTGTGATTCCTTCGCCTTCATGAATTATTTTGTCCTCGTCTGAAGAGCAAATGTGATTGTTTGCGGTATCTTTAGTATTGGATGCGTTTTGAGACTCTTCAGTCTTACCTTCAATGCTACGTTCATCACTTATCCTTCCATCTTGTTGACTTACAACATCATTTTCTAAATGCTTGTCCAGTTCTTTGTCAATTGTTAAGGATTCCTGTTTGTCTGGAGGTTCTGAAAGATCCCTCTTCTCCAACATTACTTTGCTTCCTGTTGCAGAAGCAGGTTCTGAATCTGTGTTAATCAAGTCATGGCCTTCGGCAGCAGttcgtttttctctttgtttaagTATCCTTTGAGGTTTCGGTGCATTATGAACAGTGCTCTCACTTGTTTCCTCAGTGGCATTACATTTCTCCCTGCTGTCCGCTTTAACAGCAGAGTCTTTTATTCCGTCTTTGTTATAGTGTGGATCGCTAACTGCAACAGAATGCTGTTGTTGATAAGAAGACACCTCACTAAcagtggttttttctttttctgatgGCAAGTGTGCGTGGCCTTCAGTGTTTCTCGCTGTGATGGTTTCGTCCCATTCTTCCCTTTGTAACATGCCTCTATTTTCACTGGCTTTGTCTCCTTTATATTCTGAGAACCTGTTCCTTTCAGTGTGTTCCTTCCCCCTTTCAgcctcatttctttctttccattcttCTCTCTTATCAGGAGCTGTTATGTTGCTTTCTGCTGTATCTCCCCAGTCCTCTACTCCCGCCACTTCTTCCTTGCAGCGTTGAAAGCTGCCATCATGCCTTGACTCTCCCTTACCTGACTCTTGTCCTGAGTAATGTCTTCTTCTTTTCCCATCATAGCTTCCCCAGTCATCAGGGACTCCAACATCTTGTCTCCTTGCACTTTTAAAACTATGATTGTCTGCATTGTTTTCATACGCCCACATTTTCTTCGTTGCATCCCACACTTTTGGCTGATCCCACGCACGACTCCAGTTCCCTGTCTTCTTTTGCCGTGCCTTTCTCTCTTCATCAATTCTTGCCCTCTCCTCTCTCCACTTCTTATATTCATGTCGTTCTTTCCCTGACATGACCATCTCATCACTTCCGTGATGTCTGTGAGATCGAGAGACATCTTTCTCTCTTTGCACGCGATTGACAACTTTGTTAAAATTTGCTCCACCCCAAGAATGCTCATTTCGTCCTGATGTCCTTGCCATGTCGACTCGATTGTCGTCGACAAGAAATCTAGTTGCTGAATTTGAACCACTGCTTCCTTGTTTCTTTTGCTCTTCTTCTTCCCTTTTCACATTTTCTCTCCTTTTGGCCTCCCACTGCTTCGCTTTCATGGTTTCCTTTCTCAATTTTTGTAGCATCAGACCCCTCCCTCTTCCCAATCCTTGACCACTGCCATCTTTCCCAACAACCACAGGAAAATTTTCTGGATTTTTCTTAACTGCCATTTCACTGTACAAATCAGCATTTTTACGGTCTTCTTCAATCTCCTTCTGCCTTCTCATaagttcttcatttttcttCCTCATCATCCTCATTTTTGCTTCCACCAATTCCTCTTTCTTAGCTTTTTCATCTGCTACATTTTGATTCTCCGAACAACCTTCCTTGTTCTCAGGCTTCGTCgtcatgttttttgtttttctatcTGCTGCTGCTGTTCATTTGCCTTACCAAACTACAAGAAATCATTGATAGATGTTTTAAAGTGCTATtatactatgaccaaaaaaatcaattcttcttctctttggatttcaaaactagaTTGTAATGCTAACTAACTGTAAAAGTGATCCAAGTTTTAAAgacttgattaaaaaaaaaaaaaaaccacccatttattttaaatggaattttcctatttaatggtccgccattactaactttaaatctCTAGAGAGCTAGATccaggagaaaatgatgtcaaagactcaatagtttaaaaatgcaaagtGTGTGTACGTGGCTGAATCAATACacagcacaggagttttgggctttcagacttttaaactagtgttttgcatatatgataagctgcatttacatactgaaaaattaagctagtgagtaaatgatgtcactttccCTACAtatagatccaaccctctgacatccaatcggtcagttttgaaagcAAGCAATAGTGGAccatgaaatagaaaaaaacttacacccaaagtaaacagcctttgcagtcaggtgttaagcagttcacactttcaaaatccaacaaaaaaaggaaatgattctTTGATCACCATAGCactttaaaacaaaagtaatttcTACAAGTGCAATACATGTGTTAATTTGTGCTCGGCACTACTGtaattccagcagtgcccattATTATGTAAGCAAGGGTTACCAGTTGTTAAAACttgctttgaaaataactttctTTTCCTAAGTGCACTTGTATCATAAACGGGACACAAAGATTAATTATGTTTCAATATCCCCTGAAATATGCTGACATATTCTCTCCTGGATGGTACAGTGTATGTGGAAACAACATCCAGATTTTGTTAAACATGAATTGTAGTTAAATATCTCATTGCTTGGGTTACCTCCTCCTATACAAGGATGCCTCTACTTAGGCAGTGTCTACATGAACGCAGTTACATATCAACACAGTTTCACAACTTCGCACCGCATCAAAATCAATGCAGTTTCTCCATTTGCATGGCGGATGAACCCATATCGTTTTCAAAACACTCTACTTTTGGTAAAAAGTACCTGGTTTTGGTAACAGTCCTGATGGATGTCATGCAAATAGAGGGCATAACCTGCTTTGAAGATGACGAGGTTACAAGTGAAACTGCATTCGTGTAAATGCTGCCTTTAGTTAGCTCATGGAAACCAAACCGAAGATATGGGAAGGTATGGTCACACTTTAAAAATGCACATAATCTGT from Montipora foliosa isolate CH-2021 chromosome 7, ASM3666993v2, whole genome shotgun sequence includes the following:
- the LOC138011317 gene encoding uncharacterized protein — its product is MTKVDEIKLKVNGNKVVVYSKTYCPFCKKAKTALADAGLKDYVLIELDELPDGDAYQDALLEITKGRSVPRVFIGGKFVGGGDDVKQLQDTGKLKPMLKEAGAL
- the LOC138011316 gene encoding coiled-coil domain-containing protein 9-like, encoding MTTKPENKEGCSENQNVADEKAKKEELVEAKMRMMRKKNEELMRRQKEIEEDRKNADLYSEMAVKKNPENFPVVVGKDGSGQGLGRGRGLMLQKLRKETMKAKQWEAKRRENVKREEEEQKKQGSSGSNSATRFLVDDNRVDMARTSGRNEHSWGGANFNKVVNRVQREKDVSRSHRHHGSDEMVMSGKERHEYKKWREERARIDEERKARQKKTGNWSRAWDQPKVWDATKKMWAYENNADNHSFKSARRQDVGVPDDWGSYDGKRRRHYSGQESGKGESRHDGSFQRCKEEVAGVEDWGDTAESNITAPDKREEWKERNEAERGKEHTERNRFSEYKGDKASENRGMLQREEWDETITARNTEGHAHLPSEKEKTTVSEVSSYQQQHSVAVSDPHYNKDGIKDSAVKADSREKCNATEETSESTVHNAPKPQRILKQREKRTAAEGHDLINTDSEPASATGSKVMLEKRDLSEPPDKQESLTIDKELDKHLENDVVSQQDGRISDERSIEGKTEESQNASNTKDTANNHICSSDEDKIIHEGEGITAHNLVSKKGVRLPKLVSKVEKKVSFDSSESDEARGNETQGTPSEAIGDIPPTPDFLKYDHNLEWGDVEIDEESSEITEPIKW